Genomic DNA from Candidatus Omnitrophota bacterium:
ATGAAAAGCCCTCAGGGTATTTTGGCGTGCGCCGAAAAACCCTCGTACAAACTGTCCGTGGCGGAGCTGAAAAACGAACTGACACTCGCCCTCTGCGGCATAAGGGACCCCGGCAACATGGGCTCCATCATCCGAGCCGCCGACTGGTTCGGCATAAAAAATGTTGTCTGCTCATCCGACACATGCGACATATACAACCCTAAAGCCATCGCCGCGGCGATGGGCTCAGCTTTCAGAGTAAAAGTGCATTACACAGACCCCGTCATCTTCCTCTCCGAAGCCAAAGAGGCCGGAATAACGGTTTACGCCTCAACCACCGACGGCGGGAACATATATGAGGCAAAACTTTCCCCGCGCGGGATAATAATCATAGGGAACGAGTCAAAAGGCATAGCCGAAGAGATCAAAGCCCTCGCCGGCGTTAAAATATCCATACCATCTTTCGGGGAGGCCGAATCACTCAACGCCGCCCTCGCCGCGGCGGCAATCTGTTCTGAATTCCGCCGCAGAAAAAACTGAGAATTTTGCGCTCCCGCGCTTAAATTACTACAATCAGCATTATGAAAAGTTTTATAAAGCACTGCGCCGCCATAGCGATTTTCGCCTCAGGCCTGGCCGCCGCCCCCGCGAAAACGCCCCAAAAGCTCCTGACGGTAACCGTTATTGATGTCGGCCAGGGGGATTGCTCACTCATACAGCTTCCCGGCGGAAAAACAGTGCTCGTGGACGCCGGATCCGGAGGAGTGGGCTGGAACCCTTTTGACGCCGGCACGACTATCGTCGTCCCCTTCCTCAAGAGGATGGGCGTAAAACGCATAGACTACATCATCATGACCCACCCCCACAGCGACCACATAGGCGGCGTACGGCCGGTTGTCAGGGAATTTGATGTGGGCACCCTCGTGGATTCGGGATTCACCTCCTCGGAAGCGGACTATGAGATGATAATGGACATAGCTGAAAAAAAAGATATAGGCCTTATAGAGGTGCACGCCGGAGATATCCTCGACTGGGACAAAGACTGCGAGATCAAAGTCCTGAGCCCGCCGGAAAAATACATAATGGGCGGCAATTCCCACGCAAACGAGAACTCCATAGTTTTCAAGCTGACCTACAAAGATGTCTCCTTTCTCTTCACGGGCGACGCCGAAAAAGAAGCCGGCAAACAAATCGTGAGACACTACAAAGACGACCTTCTCTGCACATTTTTAAAGGTTTCCCACCACGGCTCCAAGAATTCCCTGACATATAACTGGTTCATGGACTGGGCCCAGCCCATTGTCTCCCTTATCTGCGTCGGACAGAACACCTGGGGGCATCCCAACAGAAGCACCATAAAAATACTGGAAAGTTACGGCTCTCTCATTTACCGAACAGACCGGGACGGCACAATCAGAATCGTCACCGATGGCAAAACATACAAAACCTCATTCATCGCCCCCGAAGAAGACGAACGGGAATACTCCGGCGGCTACGAATAAACCCTGCCCTATAGACTCTATACGCTGCTCTTACTTCCGCTGGCGTTTAACTATTTGATTCCTTTTAAATATGCCTGCCGGTCTTTTTCCGGAAATTTCTCAATTGCGTATCTTAACATAGTTCTCGGCATAACTTTATAATATTTTTTTAGGAATTTTTCTTCGGCCGTTCTATCCCTGTTCCCCACTTCTCTCAGCATCCATCCCACAGCTTTATGGATAAGGTCTTCGGTATCTTCGAGCAACAGCTTCGCAATTGCCAGTGTATCGTCAAAAACATCTTTTTTGATAAAGTAAAATGTGGACATTATTCCAATTCTTCTATCCCATAAGCTGGCAGACCGTAGCAATTTATAAAGCTGTTTTCTATCCTTTAAAAACAGATGCTGCCCTACGATGTAATGTGCTGAACTATCAACCAGATCCCAATTATTAATGAATTCTCTATTGCTCAGATAAGCTCTGTAAATTTCTTCTTTTTCGTTATTTGTCTTTACCATGGAATACTTGTCCACCAGCATCAATACGGCAAGCAAACGGGCTTCGTGAAAAGGTGACTTCAATATATGAAGCGTATCATCCAAAGATGTTTCTTTAAATGTTTTTACACATTCTCTTATTGCGGGAACCCGCAGGCCTAGAAATATATCGCCTTCGCCGTACTCTCCCTTGCCTGTTTTAAAGAATCGCTGTGAATGCCGCGCTATATCTTTATCGCCCAGTTCCTTGAGCTTCCTGATGATTTGATCCGTTTTATTACTCATTTGATTCCGGATTATACAAAAATCCGCTCGTTTATTATATAATAATACCGTGAAAACCACTCTGATAGCACCCTGCGGCATGAACTGCAATATTTGCATCGGTCATCTGAGAGAAAATAGAAAATGCGCCGGATGCCGCAGTGAAGATGATAGAAATAAACCTGACGGATGCACAAGAAAAAAATGTATCATATTAAACTGTATAGAATTTCAGAACACTAATAAAAAATACTGTTTCCCGTGCAAAAAATATCCATGCCGCAGACTCGTGCAATTAGACAAACGCTACCGGGCAAAATATAGAATGAGTATGCTGGAGAATCTCAACTTCATAAAAACAAACGGGATCAGGAAATTCGTCCAGAAAGAAATTCCCCGATGGACCTGCTCAAAATGCGGCGCGGCGCTTTCCTGCCATAGGAAAGTTTGTCTCTCCTGCGGAACTTCTCTGAACTGATAACCATCTTCCATTTCCCGTCGCCGGCGCCTATTTCATCTTTGATTTTATACTTATCGTATCTCCGGCAACCATAAAGTCCGGTCCTCCGCGATGATGGATCGTCTTCGGGTTCTTCACCGAGGTATCCACCCAGGCCTTTACGACTTCAACAATGAACAGGCCGTACTTGGAAACCATCTTTGTGTCCACCAGCCGGCACTCAAGATTAGCGTAGCACTCCTCAATAAGCGGCGGCTTGATCTTTGAAGCCTTCCGGG
This window encodes:
- a CDS encoding RNA methyltransferase — its product is MKSPQGILACAEKPSYKLSVAELKNELTLALCGIRDPGNMGSIIRAADWFGIKNVVCSSDTCDIYNPKAIAAAMGSAFRVKVHYTDPVIFLSEAKEAGITVYASTTDGGNIYEAKLSPRGIIIIGNESKGIAEEIKALAGVKISIPSFGEAESLNAALAAAAICSEFRRRKN
- a CDS encoding MBL fold metallo-hydrolase; this encodes MKSFIKHCAAIAIFASGLAAAPAKTPQKLLTVTVIDVGQGDCSLIQLPGGKTVLVDAGSGGVGWNPFDAGTTIVVPFLKRMGVKRIDYIIMTHPHSDHIGGVRPVVREFDVGTLVDSGFTSSEADYEMIMDIAEKKDIGLIEVHAGDILDWDKDCEIKVLSPPEKYIMGGNSHANENSIVFKLTYKDVSFLFTGDAEKEAGKQIVRHYKDDLLCTFLKVSHHGSKNSLTYNWFMDWAQPIVSLICVGQNTWGHPNRSTIKILESYGSLIYRTDRDGTIRIVTDGKTYKTSFIAPEEDEREYSGGYE
- a CDS encoding DNA alkylation repair protein, with translation MSNKTDQIIRKLKELGDKDIARHSQRFFKTGKGEYGEGDIFLGLRVPAIRECVKTFKETSLDDTLHILKSPFHEARLLAVLMLVDKYSMVKTNNEKEEIYRAYLSNREFINNWDLVDSSAHYIVGQHLFLKDRKQLYKLLRSASLWDRRIGIMSTFYFIKKDVFDDTLAIAKLLLEDTEDLIHKAVGWMLREVGNRDRTAEEKFLKKYYKVMPRTMLRYAIEKFPEKDRQAYLKGIK
- a CDS encoding DUF3795 domain-containing protein, which codes for MNCNICIGHLRENRKCAGCRSEDDRNKPDGCTRKKCIILNCIEFQNTNKKYCFPCKKYPCRRLVQLDKRYRAKYRMSMLENLNFIKTNGIRKFVQKEIPRWTCSKCGAALSCHRKVCLSCGTSLN